GGCGCAGGCCGGGGGCCGTCGTCCGGACGCCCGAGTGCGTCCACGAATGCGTCCACGAGTGCCTCCGCGAGTGCTTCCACGGGTGGGACGGCGGAGCCGGGGCGAGGGGCACCGTCCGCGTCGGGCCCCGGATCCGCCGCGCCGGTGGCCAGTTGCCTCGCCGGGCGGGTGGAGGTCACCGTGTCGCCCGGGGACGCGGTCGAACGGCGGTTGTGCGTGCGGACCGGGGCGGTGGTCTCGGTCACCCTGCGGCCGCGTGCGGACGACCGGCGCTGGACGGCCGTCCGGAGTGCGGCACCCGCAGTGGTGCTGGTCTCCGGATGGCGCGTCGACGCCGACGGGACCGGCCGTGCCACCTTGCGCTGCGCGAGCGTACGGGGCGGGGCGGCCGGGATCACGGTGACGGCGAAGGCTCCGGACGTGGCGGGCGCCGCGCGCACCGCGTTCACGCTCCGGGTGAGTGTGGTCCCGTACGCGAAGGAGGGGTGAACCGGCCGCTTCTGGCGGCGAGTTCACCCCTCCTGCGTGCGTACGGGTCAGCCGCAGTCGCGCACCTTGATCGTGTAGATGCCGCGGCCGTGCGTGGCCGCGTACAGCGTGCCGCCGTCAGGGCTCAGCTTCAGCTGGAGCACAGCGACCGCGGGGAGTCGGCCGACGCGCTGCCATGTCGTACGGCCCGGGGCGCGGTAGACCACACCGAGGTCGGTGGCGACGGCGAGGCCGCCATTGGCCGTGACGACCGCGGAGTCCGTCGGCACGTCGGGCAGGTTCGCGGAGATGTCGGTCCAGGTGGTGCCGCCGTCCTTGGACTCGAAGACATGGCCCACGCCCGCGCCGGGTCCCTCGGTCCAGTGCCGGGAGAAGCCGTTGACCTCCAGGTACACATGGTCGGCGTTCTTCGGGTCGACGGCGAAGCCGCTGAGGTAGCGGTTGGGCACGTTCGCGTCCACCGGCAGGGCCACGTCGTGCCAGCCCGTGCCGTCCTCGTTGCCGACGGAGATTCCGCGCGCGAAGCCCTGGTTGTTGCAGGGGCCGCACCAGGCCGCGTACACCTTGCCGCCCGACGCGGCGACGGCGGTCGCGGTGCGGCCCGCGCCGAGGTCGTACAGGCTGGTCCACTCGGAGCCGCTGCGGATGGCGTAGCCGTGCGTCTGCACCCACACGTGCCGGCCGCCCGCGATCCAGGTCGAGCTGTTCTTCATGTCGGCGGCGAGCGGGGCGATGAAGCGGGCCTCGCTGGTGGCGTTGTCGGCCGGGGCGACGTTGTACGAGGTGACCTTGCTCGCGTCGTTGACCCAGGAGCCGTCGTTGATGGCGCAGTTCTGGGTGATCTGGACGGCGAGGTAGACGTACTCCTCGGCGATGTCACAGCCGTTGGCCGGGTCGGTGAGCGTGTCGCCGCCGTCGCCGCCGAAGTCGGAGCCCATCACCTTGTCGTCGCTGCGCAGGATGGACTGGCCGTTGTCCTGCAGGCCGCCGGTGACCGAGACGCCGCCGTGGGCGAGGTCCTTGCCGATGCCCACCGAGTAGTACTGGAGCGTGTCGATCGTGCCGTCGTTCAGGGACGTCCAGTCGGTGGCGTGGCCGGAGGAGTCCTGGGAGCCGTCGAGCGGCCGGCGGTAGGCTCCGCCGTCGTTGCCGACGTAGACGTAACTCCTGCCGTGGTAGCTGCCGATGGCGACCCCGTGCTGGTCGGAGTGGGTCGTCGCGTTGCAGTCGCCGGTCTGCTTGGCGGGGTCGATGCTCCAGCAGGGGAAACCGAAGTTCCAGTACGGGCCGACGGTGGACCAGGTGCCGCCGCCGTCCCTGGTCTCGTAGACCTCCTCCAGACCCGCGTACACATGCTGCGCGTTCGCCGGGTCGACGGTCAGGAACTGGTTGTACCAGGCCTGTACGCCGGGCATGTAGCCGCTGGAGGTGAGGGCCGAGCCGTCGGCGGCGAGCTGCTTGTAGTCGGCGATCTTCGTCCAAGGGCCGAAGGGAGAGCCGGACTTGGCGACGTAGATTCCCTCGAGGCCGCTGTCGGGGTTGCTGTTCAGCTGTTTCGGCGACTGGTCGATGGCGTAGTAGCGCGAGCCGTCGGCGGACCGGGCGAAGGTGACGTTGCCGACGTTGTCCGCGTCGGACGGCAGGTCGCCCAGACCGCTGGTGATCCGTGTCCAGGCGCCCCGCACCTGGGTGTAGAAGCCGTTGTAGTCGTCACCGCTGCGCCACCCGACCGCGAGAACCACCTTGGAGGGGTCCTTCGGGTCGATCGCGATGTCGTTGGCGAGGTTCTTGTACGGGGCGGAAGGGTCCTTCGCCAGTGAACCACCGGGGAGGTAGGCGGGGTTGGGGGCGAACTCCCGCTTCCAGGCGCCGCCGAGTGTCTTGGTGGAGTGGCTCCAGACGCCCTCGCTGGTCGCCGCCCACACCTTTCCGCCGCCGAAGCGCAGCTGGTGGATGGTGGTGCTCTCCAGCTCGTCGCCGCCGACCCGGCTGCGCGCGGAGAACGTGCCGTGGTGTGCGTCGGTCAGCACATACACCCCGCTGCCGAGGTAGGCGTCCGCGTTGGTGTTCGCCTCGCCGGTGCCCAGCCACAGGCGCCCGGACCCGTCCAGGGCCAGCGCACCGGTGGACTGCGAGGACAGCCGGTCGCTGATGGGCTCCCAGTGTCCGCCACCGGACCGGGAGCGCCATACGCCGCCGCCCGCGCTGCCCGCGTACACGTACCCGCCGTCGTCGGCGGCCATCGCCGCGAGGCGGCCGGTGACATTGCCCGAACCGCCGCTGGAGTTGGAGTCGAAGTCGCGGTAGCGCGGGTCGTCCGAGTTGTACGGCAGGTCGGTGACGTTGCGCCAACTCCCGTCGGCGGAGGGCAGTTTGTTCAGGCTGCTCCAGGCGGCGCCGTAGGCCCCCGGCGCGACGACGCCCGGTGAGGTGCGGGCCTCGGCGTACTGGTCGGCCCCCTCGGCTATCTCGCCGGACTCGTTGCCGCCGTCGGAGTCCTGCGCTGTCACCTTCGGGGTGATGCCGCCCGTCGACTGCGCGCGGCCTGCGGCGAGTTGGGCGAGCGCGCGGGCCCCGAAGGGACGGCCCGTGTCCGGGCCGGGCGCGGCGCCGGCGGGCAGCGCGACGAGCGCGGCCGACGCGGTGACGGCACAGATGGTGAGCCATCGTCTCTTGCGGGTGGGTATTGGCACGTGGGTCCTCCCGAACGGCGTTGAGACAGCGTTGGGACAGACAGGACCACGAGGGACGGGTGAGCGTCCCTGGGCTTAGCCAATTCTTGTCCAGAACCTGCCACGAATGAGGTGTTGTGCGGCGCGCACCGGGAACCGGTGCACCCCCGCTCGGGGGCGCGTCGGGCCTGGGCGAACCGGAGCGGTCCGCGCCGTTCGCTCCCGTTGCCCAAGAGCGCCGCACCGTGGGCCTGTTGGCCGCCGAGGGCCGGGTGGGGTCGTGACCCTGATCAGACAGTGCCGCCGGAGAAGGGGTCACGCGTGTTCGACAACCTGAAGAACCTCAAGGACAAGGCCGAGGAACTCGCCGAGGCCCACGGCGACACGATCTCCGACGGACTGGAGAAGGCCGGCGACATCGTCGACGACAAGACGGACGGCAAATACACCGACAAGATCGAGACCGGTGTGGACAAGGCGCAGGAGTACGTCGAGAAACTGGGCGAGAAGGAGGCCTGACCCGCGGGGCGTACGCGGGTCCCGGGGCGCCCCGGGGGCGCCCCTTCCCGGCGGGGTCGCTCAGAAGGGTTCCGGGAGAGGCACCCGGCCCGACCTGCTGCGCACCTGTTCGATGAGCGCGGCGTACGCGGCGATCATCCGGGTGCGGCTGAACCGTTCGCGGCTGAGCGCCAGGGCCGGTGCGAACTCGGCGCCCCGCGCCACCGCCTCGGACCAGGCCAGGGCGATCGCTTCGGGGTCGGGCGGGGTGAGGAAGCCGTGCCCGGTGACGATCGAGGCGCTGTCGCCGACATCGGTGGCGACCGGCACGGCCCCGCACATCATGCCCTCGATCAGGCACAGCGGCGCCGCCTCGCCGCTGGCGGAGGTCAGCGACACCACGTCGGCGGCCGCGTAGACGGTCTCCATGTCATGCCGTACGCCGAGCAGCGAGAGGCGGTCGGCGAGCGGGGCGTCCTCGCCGAAGGCGGTGGCGATGTCCTCACGCAGGCAGCCGTTGGCCCGCGTCATGCCCGCGCCGCACATCAGGACGTGACCGTCGGGCTGTCGGCGCAGCCAGGCCCGGGCGGCCCGAAGGAACAGCGGAACGTTTTTCATCGTGGCGTAGCGTGCCGCGAAGACGATCACGGGCGCGCGCTCCGGGATGCCCAGCGACGTCCGCAGCAGAGCGCGTCTGAACGGGTCGGGGCGGAATCGCAGCAGATCCACGCCGTTCGGGATGACGTGCAGCAGGCCGGCCGGGATCCCGGCCGCGGCGTACGCGGCGCGCGTCGATTCGGCGCAACAGATCCCGGCGGCGATCCGGCCGTCGGCGACCGCCGTCCGCAGCTCGTCCAGGGCCGCCCCCTGGTTCTCGGGGTCGGAGCGGTGCAGACAGACCAGGACGGGCCGCCGGGGCAGGCCGGCCTGGTTGAGCAGGCCGAGCGGCTGCTCCTTGAGGGACAGGAGGACGTCCGCGGCGGCCACCGCCCGGGTGGTGGCGGCCAGCTCCGGTCCGGTGAAGGTCTCGGGGCCGCCGGGTGTCCCGGGGGTGCGGCCCAGCGAGGTGACCGGCACGCCCGCCGCTGTCAGCGACCGGTAGCAGACGTCGTCCTCCATCCGCTGCCGGGTCTCCTCCCGATACATTTCGCCATTCACACTCAGCACCGCATGGCGCTGGCCACCCTCATGGAGCCCCAGCACCACATCACTGTGCACGATCCGGGCCCCGCCCGAGAAGAATCCTTCATAGATCGACAGCACACGCAGTTCGTCCATCACGCGCACCTCTTGGCCCGTCTCGCAGAAAGGGAGGAAACCTTTTCAACCCCTGTGATCTGCGGGTTCTCCGCTATGGACACAGGAGAAACTTGCGAGCCTGTGAACTCGTCGTTTCAAATTCGGACACGATTGGTTACGGCGTACTGTTCGGTTGATCAGCCGAATGAAGACGCGGAGGTCGCGGGCCTGACGGTCGCTCTCACACCCACCGCATGGTAAAAAACAGGCCAGAAATTTCCTGGCCCGGGGACGCGCGACACGTACAATCCGCGCCGCGGCCGAGACGGGTGCGCGACCGCTCGGTTGGCCTCCGGGCGCGGCGGCGCTTCGACCAGCCGCACCCGGGCGTGGGCGTCGGATTCGCGTACCGCGGCGGTCAGGGCGTGCACCAGGATGTCGGACACATCGGCGATCACATCGGCACTGTCCACCGCGACCACCCCCCGCGTCTGCCCGGGGCTTCGCCTGCCGCCGCGGCAGATCACCTGCGAGGCGAGGGCCGCGCCGCACCCCGACTCTTCGGGGAAATCCCTGGGTCCCTCCCTAGGAGGAGCGGGGCAGCAAGGGGAACGGCTCGGCCGCGGCGTCCCGTTCGGGGGTCAGGAAGTCCGGTCGTCCCCGGCGACGAACAGGCGCGAGAGCAGGCCTTCGAGGGTGGACCGCTCGGCGTCGCTGAGGGAGTCGAGGGCCTGGTGGGTGCCGCGCATGCCGTCGCGGATGCTCGACACGGCGGCCGCCCCGTCCTCCGAGAGGACGACGTTCTTGACCCGCCGGTCGGTGGGGCTGGGCTCGCGGTAGACGAGGCCGCGGGCCTCCAGCCGGTCGACGATCCCGGTCATGTTCGAGGCGTCGCAGCGCAGTGTGCCCGCCAGGGCCCGCATCGGAGCCGGGCCCTGGCGCAGCACGTTGAGCGCCTTGGCCTGGCTGTAGGTGAGGCCGTGCGAGGCGGCGGCAGTGGTGAGATCCGCGTAGAGGCTGACCATCGACGCCCACAGGGTGTCGAGAAGCATGCCGTTGGAGACGGTGAGGGATCCGCTGTCGGACGCCTCGGTGGAGCGGTTCGTTCCAGATGTCGCGGACATGGATCCAGCGTAACCCGAAACTTGACTACCTCAACCTTCGATGCTTACCTCTATCGAGTTACTTGAGGACCTCAAACTTCCAGGCTCTACAGCTTTGTGGTCCTCAAGTTTCGCGGCATCACGCTCCGTGATTGCTCGACGTCCTGACCAAACGGAAGAACACCGTGACACCCACAGATCGCGTGGCGTCCAAGCGCCCCACCGGCGACCTCTCACTCGTCCTGGTCCTCGGCCTCGCGGCCATGATCGTCTCGATGATGCAGACCCTCGTCGTACCGATCCTGAGCATCATCCAGAGCGACCTCGGCACCACCACCGCGAACGTCAGCTGGGTCACCACCGCGACCCTGTTGTCCGCCGCGGTCTTCACCCCGCTGCTCGGCCGGTTCGGCGACATGCACGGCAAGAAGCCCACGCTGATCGGGGTTCTGCTGCTGATGATCGCCGGTTCGGTGCTGGCGGCGACCACCACCTCGCTGCTGTGGCTGATCGTCGGCCGGGTGCTCCAGGGCGCGGCCACCGCGATCTTCCCGCTCGCCCTGTCGGTCCTGCGCGAGGAGATACCCCCGGCGAAGCTGCACGGCGCGATGGCGCTGGTGAGCGGCACGCTCGCGGTCGGCAGCGGACTCGCCCTGGTGGCGGCCGGACTGCTCACGCGGGGCTCGGACCCCGACTACCACCGGGTGTTCTGGCTCGCCGTGGGGCTCACGGCCCTCGCCCTGGTCGGCGTCGTCCTGCGCGTCCCCTCCTCGCGCTCGACGACCGGCGGCCGTACCGACTGGCTCGGCGCGGGAACGCTCGCCGCGCTGCTCGTCCTGCTCCTGCTGCCGATCTCGCAGGGACACGAGTGGGGCTGGTCCTCCGCCCGCACCATCGGCCTGTCCGTCGCCGCGGTCGTCATGGCCGGCGTCTGGGTCCTGGTCGAACGCAAGGTCCGCGCGCCGATGGTGGACATGGGGATGTTCGCCCACCGCCCGGTGCTCTTCACGAA
This portion of the Streptomyces mirabilis genome encodes:
- a CDS encoding acetyl-CoA synthetase → MSPGDAVERRLCVRTGAVVSVTLRPRADDRRWTAVRSAAPAVVLVSGWRVDADGTGRATLRCASVRGGAAGITVTAKAPDVAGAARTAFTLRVSVVPYAKEG
- a CDS encoding glycosyl hydrolase; translation: MPIPTRKRRWLTICAVTASAALVALPAGAAPGPDTGRPFGARALAQLAAGRAQSTGGITPKVTAQDSDGGNESGEIAEGADQYAEARTSPGVVAPGAYGAAWSSLNKLPSADGSWRNVTDLPYNSDDPRYRDFDSNSSGGSGNVTGRLAAMAADDGGYVYAGSAGGGVWRSRSGGGHWEPISDRLSSQSTGALALDGSGRLWLGTGEANTNADAYLGSGVYVLTDAHHGTFSARSRVGGDELESTTIHQLRFGGGKVWAATSEGVWSHSTKTLGGAWKREFAPNPAYLPGGSLAKDPSAPYKNLANDIAIDPKDPSKVVLAVGWRSGDDYNGFYTQVRGAWTRITSGLGDLPSDADNVGNVTFARSADGSRYYAIDQSPKQLNSNPDSGLEGIYVAKSGSPFGPWTKIADYKQLAADGSALTSSGYMPGVQAWYNQFLTVDPANAQHVYAGLEEVYETRDGGGTWSTVGPYWNFGFPCWSIDPAKQTGDCNATTHSDQHGVAIGSYHGRSYVYVGNDGGAYRRPLDGSQDSSGHATDWTSLNDGTIDTLQYYSVGIGKDLAHGGVSVTGGLQDNGQSILRSDDKVMGSDFGGDGGDTLTDPANGCDIAEEYVYLAVQITQNCAINDGSWVNDASKVTSYNVAPADNATSEARFIAPLAADMKNSSTWIAGGRHVWVQTHGYAIRSGSEWTSLYDLGAGRTATAVAASGGKVYAAWCGPCNNQGFARGISVGNEDGTGWHDVALPVDANVPNRYLSGFAVDPKNADHVYLEVNGFSRHWTEGPGAGVGHVFESKDGGTTWTDISANLPDVPTDSAVVTANGGLAVATDLGVVYRAPGRTTWQRVGRLPAVAVLQLKLSPDGGTLYAATHGRGIYTIKVRDCG
- a CDS encoding antitoxin; this encodes MFDNLKNLKDKAEELAEAHGDTISDGLEKAGDIVDDKTDGKYTDKIETGVDKAQEYVEKLGEKEA
- a CDS encoding glycosyltransferase, whose product is MLSIYEGFFSGGARIVHSDVVLGLHEGGQRHAVLSVNGEMYREETRQRMEDDVCYRSLTAAGVPVTSLGRTPGTPGGPETFTGPELAATTRAVAAADVLLSLKEQPLGLLNQAGLPRRPVLVCLHRSDPENQGAALDELRTAVADGRIAAGICCAESTRAAYAAAGIPAGLLHVIPNGVDLLRFRPDPFRRALLRTSLGIPERAPVIVFAARYATMKNVPLFLRAARAWLRRQPDGHVLMCGAGMTRANGCLREDIATAFGEDAPLADRLSLLGVRHDMETVYAAADVVSLTSASGEAAPLCLIEGMMCGAVPVATDVGDSASIVTGHGFLTPPDPEAIALAWSEAVARGAEFAPALALSRERFSRTRMIAAYAALIEQVRSRSGRVPLPEPF
- a CDS encoding MarR family transcriptional regulator, with product MSATSGTNRSTEASDSGSLTVSNGMLLDTLWASMVSLYADLTTAAASHGLTYSQAKALNVLRQGPAPMRALAGTLRCDASNMTGIVDRLEARGLVYREPSPTDRRVKNVVLSEDGAAAVSSIRDGMRGTHQALDSLSDAERSTLEGLLSRLFVAGDDRTS
- a CDS encoding MFS transporter: MTPTDRVASKRPTGDLSLVLVLGLAAMIVSMMQTLVVPILSIIQSDLGTTTANVSWVTTATLLSAAVFTPLLGRFGDMHGKKPTLIGVLLLMIAGSVLAATTTSLLWLIVGRVLQGAATAIFPLALSVLREEIPPAKLHGAMALVSGTLAVGSGLALVAAGLLTRGSDPDYHRVFWLAVGLTALALVGVVLRVPSSRSTTGGRTDWLGAGTLAALLVLLLLPISQGHEWGWSSARTIGLSVAAVVMAGVWVLVERKVRAPMVDMGMFAHRPVLFTNLAGLFLGFAMFSQFIGVAYLAQMPKELTGYGFGASVLRASVEYLLPTTLISLLAAQFGGILVGRIGARFTLAVGAVFGVAGFAWLTLAHDTSASIILAGLLIGVAISFGYAAMPALIVASVPHHQTGIANGLNSISRSVGSAIASAVITSLLASKTIQHLPAGAPALPAESQFTLSFAIAGVAFVLIVAVALVGLTRGAAQAYTVEKKAAATDGAVADEAVAETAGVTS